In Oncorhynchus tshawytscha isolate Ot180627B linkage group LG23, Otsh_v2.0, whole genome shotgun sequence, the following proteins share a genomic window:
- the LOC112222613 gene encoding uncharacterized protein LOC112222613, whose translation MSYTNNHYIEANAVQRVASLPLFNSALKTVVSVYMDVKGRYPLLGVVGGVAEIGVRNASQAAILRATPLLLSLEPQIEVVNNYACMGLDQLEKNFPVLHQSTEEVLGHLKDAFFLTLDDVQLRVNDELDGIQGRWDKLTDATWYYLLALQESQLGQIATSGLDDILTRSEEAMAKYMPLTATLRLEWERRTQQYEDEDGEDEPGLWTRFRGLLLCLSLHLYHRLLKLRNRLEQAMGMLQDASERIGLSRLLEVVGSVLQRLQLLYVYQLLRLEVVRRLALDQLKAQVRVLAELGPVKQLLGLPAQVQLVVADLQELGKILLQLLVNSTPLYNMLQQPSDQDVEDFLNHQESMSSDTTRRSSANSLFLKAMDGRPHKRTSLYARSQRGSTSAPSPAPAKSPNSSHGSQKQDDQTLSLELKDLDLPFTIAVCHRSSVRRGSSSSINPPDPSPVPDPASANPANGDDQPLSRQGSQKPDDQPLSRRGSQMPEDQPLSLELDPLELPSTSTVLRPSSAAEVLLGSILQYLSSEPPSDETIIPKVETTEDLSPEKVSDEAMALEVESTEYYSDARDVSPSRRNSLSAHSHRSSSSAGNLDDQPLSRRGSQKPDDQPLSRRGSQKPDDQPLFLELDPLELHSTSTVSHPSLAAEVLLGSILQYISSEPLSDEPVVPEVETTKNHTEARDESPPRCKSLSVRSRRSSSSAGNPSNVRQGSQMRNEEPLSVEFNVLEVSSTSALRRRSLAAEVLLGPILQYLSSEPSSDETVIPEVETAEKNAHAKDESPPRHQSMSPRSRRSSSSAVVPEVETTEYYFDEGNGSPLRRKSLSIRSCRSSSSGGNAPAPGLTPDNPHNDRQGSQMQDSLEELDTLAIPSTSTMRRRSWAVEVLLDPILQYLNPGHSEKADIEEVEIPVVEATEH comes from the exons ATGTCGTACACAAATAATCATTACATTGAG GCCAACGCCGTGCAACGTGTGGCTAGTCTGCCGCTCTTCAACTCCGCCCTGAAAACTGTTGTTTCAGTTTACATGGACGTAAAGGGCCGTTACCCGCTCCTGGGTGTGGTGGGGGGCGTGGCTGAGATTGGGGTGCGTAATGCGTCCCAGGCTGCCATTCTCCGTGCCACCCCCCTCCTACTTAGTCTGGAGCCCCAGA TTGAGGTCGTCAATAACTATGCTTGTATGGGCTTGGACCAGCTGGAAAAAAACTTTCCCGTCCTGCACCAGTCTACAGAGGAG GTATTGGGTCACCTGAAGGATGCCTTCTTTCTGACCCTGGATGACGTGCAACTGCGTGTGAATGATGAGCTGGACGGGATACAGGGGCGCTGGGACAAGCTGACCGATGCCACCTGGTACTACCTCCTGGCTCTGCAGGAGTCACAGCTGGGTCAGATAGCCACCTCGGGCCTGGACGACATCCTCACACGCTCAGAGGAGGCCATGGCCAAGTACATGCCCCTGACGGCTACACTGC GCctagagtgggagaggaggacacagCAGTATGAGGATGAAGATGGGGAGGATGAGCCTGGGTTGTGGACGCGGTTCCGAGGCCTCCTGCTCTGTCTGAGCCTGCACCTGTACCACCGCCTGCTGAAGCTCAGAAACAGGCTGGAGCAGGCTATGGGGATGCTACAGGATGCTTCCGAAAGG ATCGGCCTGAGCAGGTTGCTGGAGGTGGTAGGCTCTGTGCTCCAGAGACTGCAGCTGCTCTACGTATACCAGTTGTTGCGTCTAGAGGTCGTGAGGAGGCTAGCCCTGGACCAGCTGAAGGCCCAGGTACGGGTCCTGGCTGAACTGGGGCCCGTCAAGCAGCTGTTGGGACTGCCTGCTCAGGTGCAGCTTGTGGTGGCTGACCTGCAGGAGCTGGGCAAGATCCTACTACAGCTGCTGGTCAACAGCACCCCTCTCTACAACATG ctccAGCAGCCAAGTGATCAGGATGTGGAGGACTTCCTCAACCACCAGGAATCCATGTCCTCTGACACCACTCGCCGCAGTTCTGCCAATAGCCTCTTTCTCAAGGCCATGGACGGCCGCCCACACAAACGCACAAGCTTGTATGCCCGCTCCCAAAGGGGCTCAACCAGTgcccccagtccagccccagCCAAATCGCCCAACAGCAGCCATGGCAGCCAGAAGCAGGATGACCAGACTCTATCTCTGGAGCTCAAGGACCTGGATCTCCCTTTCACCATCGCTGTGTGTCATCGCTCTTCAGTACGCAGGGGCTCATCCAGCAGTATCAATCccccagaccccagtccagtcCCCGACCCAGCCTCGGCTAACCCAGCCAACGGCGATGACCAGCCTCTCTCTCGCCAGGGCAGCCAGAAGCCAGATGACCAGCCTCTCTCTCGCCGGGGCAGCCAGATGCCAGAGGatcagcctctctctctggagCTAGACCCCCTGGAGCTCCCTTCTACAAGCACCGTGCTTCGACCCTCCTCGGCTGCCGAAGTCCTCCTTGGCTCCATCCTCCAGTACCTGAGCTCTGAGCCACCCTCGGACGAGACCATTATACCCAAGGTGGAGACCACTGAAGACCTGAGCCCTGAGAAAGTCTCAGATGAGGCCATGGCACTCGAGGTGGAGAGCACTGAGTACTACTCAGATGCTAGAGATGTGAGCCCATCCAGACGCAACAGCCTATCTGCCCACTCCCACAGAAGCTCATCAAGTGCTGGTAACCTGGATGACCAGCCTCTCTCTCGCCGGGGCAGCCAGAAGCCAGATGATCAACCTCTCTCTCGCCGGGGCAGCCAGAAGCCAGACGACCAGCCTCTTTTTCTGGAGCTGGACCCCCTAGAGCTTCATTCTACCAGCACTGTGAGTCACCCCTCCTTGGCTGCCGAGGTCCTTCTAGGTTCCATCCTCCAGTACATTAGCTCTGAGCCACTCTCAGACGAGCCTGTTGTACCCGAGGTGGAGACCACCAAGAACCACACAGAAGCCAGAGACGAGAGCCCACCCAGATGCAAGAGCCTGTCTGTTCGCTCCCGCAGAAGCTCATCAAGTGCTGGCAACCCATCAAACGTCCGCCAGGGCAGCCAGATGCGGAATGAAGAGCCTCTCTCTGTGGAGTTCAACGTCCTGGAGGTCTCTTCTACCAGTGCTTTGCGCCGCCGATCCTTGGCTGCCGAGGTCCTCCTTGGCCCCATCCTCCAGTACCTGAGCTCTGAACCATCCTCAGATGAGACCGTTATACCCGAGGTGGAGACCGCAGAGAAGAATGCACACGCAAAAGATGAGAGCCCACCCAGACACCAGAGCATGTCTCCCCGCTCCCGCAGGAGCTCGTCCAGTGCTGTTGTGCCCGAGGTGGAGACTACTGAGTACTACTTTGACGAAGGAAACGGCAGCCCACTCAGACGCAAGAGCCTGTCAATCCGCTCCTGCAGGAGCTCATCCAGTGGAGGCAACGCCCCAGCCCCCGGGCTAACCCCGGACAACCCACACAATGACCGCCAGGGCAGCCAGATGCAGGACAGCCTGGAGGAGTTGGACACCCTGGCCATCCCTTCTACCAGCACCATGCGTCGCCGCTCCTGGGCTGTCGAGGTCCTCCTAGACCCCATCCTGCAGTACCTGAACCCTGGGCACTCAGAAAAGGCCGATATAGAAGAGGTCGAAATACCCGTTGTGGAGGCCACAGAGCACTAA
- the LOC112222843 gene encoding transcription intermediary factor 1-beta produces MNHGGQSGGDFPFGPNVVKESGTYGNCVLCGLTLNHERYPQLLPCLHSICQACLPPDNPGLQKDLSISPACPSCDLPFNILEVKDNLFIKNSSNKLWTGNVQCTCCEGFVASGWCVECGEALCSECVSAHRRVKVTKDHTIRLQPPTGVSAPTVFCSTHKHEPIKLFCLTCDQLTCRDCQLMDHRNHSFQFLHEAMVSQKEQLQSLVQRVRQQRFAVKQSLLDMDGRLLDITQLKSKLRESLKRMLLATVQLLKSRAMSLYSNIETMCNAEVAGIETRRSALNRLGQRQEYVADFAEKALNVEDFFALLSCKGQIGSQLQHLLTQSTEPPGTMLKLQLVITDDFKKQIASFGKLLGDIVPFAQSHVSQDNPLENQERPNAPSGQTSSSAPNMSIHSVPPNPVFQPPHPSYTAPSNPHSQPSTSQPSTSREPPPYRSLPVHTPSNLPLSHPVTPQPCPSTLAPSHLSLNIHNSPFCLPSNPAQPSLVPALHVQSALVPTNHAQLSPVQPPTSPSLQPLIEATPRLYGMFKATPPPGPGRSRRGKDGKSWTFHSYSPVEICLPPSGSSSPAAIAQHQIRNFPESQLLWILHQPPSVNPIPVLPVKALADSPCDRSLPPTGLADPDLNSQARENEPTSTVTELETDTEADSAIELEVPSAWGDRKAAACSDTTSSDLPFTGTLSAERTSNHLSHSVLTHTHHPKEETDMDPNSKPYTVGRTRTAPHNNKKMAYDQQHEDSKAIRSLHRHVNNWRTELPTRIRLLLEGPSPSPNRTGLVEGPSLNPTRTGLVVATEMPTRQPNNTEPPSLTNGNNVNNSRYWQPRVLMFRLPISTPTPGGALPQFLLVQGASKDEIILQEIAEDHQSHGDDITPPESDNLLWTKALSSPESPPLLQYVTCAACHTVGGSLFCVECGRGYHQDCHIPPIGPSFWEEWKCSLCQDLADTTDPYSDDRHRTMCLSLADQRKCEHLLLFLRCENDRNILCSTAEPPSDSICLDSIHGRLLQHRSPPYRTPSEFVSDVWVLFDTMLMNSKDQELVVTLRGSFQRKLGEVFGTALHPSLLRHPNSSWTETGEPEEPTAAESLKRMRELLNMTKVPKSKKHHSQVRVETDENETNVKKIKKDAD; encoded by the exons atctctctatctctccagcaTGTCCATCCTGTGACCTGCCATTTAATATTCTGGAAGTCAAAGATAATCTCTTTATTAAGAACTCTTCCAACAAACTCTGGACTGGTAATGTCCAG TGTACCTGTTGTGAGGGGTTCGTGGCGAGTGGCTGGTGTGTGGAGTGTGGAGAGGCACTGTGTTCGGAGTGTGTATCTGCACACAGGAGAGTGAAGGTGACGAAGGACCACACTATCCGGCTCCAACCCCCAACAG GAGTCTCTGCCCCCACAGTGTTTTGTTCCACACACAAACATGAGCCAATCAAGCTCTTCTGTTTGACCTGCGATCAGCTGACCTGTCGAGACTGCCAACTAATGGATCACAGGAACCACAG TTTCCAGTTCCTCCATGAGGCGATGGTCAGCCAGAAAGAGCAGCTTCAGTCCCTGGTGCAGAGAGTGAGGCAGCAGAGATTTGCAGTGAAGCAGAGCCTTCTGGACATGGATGGCAG ATTGCTAGACATAACACAACTCAAGTCAAAGCTGAGGGAGAGCCTGAAGAGAATGCTTCTTGCCACTGTTCAACTCTTGAAATCGAGAGCCATGTCGCTCTACAGCAACATAGAG ACGATGTGTAATGCCGAGGTGGCAGGGATCGAGACGAGACGGAGTGCGCTAAACAGACTGGGGCAGAGGCAGGAGTATGTTGCTGACTTTGCTGAGAAAGCTCTGAATGTGGAGGACTTCTTTGCCCTGCTCTCCTGCAAAGGGCAG ATTGGGTCCCAGTTACAGCATCTCTTGACTCAGAGTACTGAGCCCCCGGGGACCATGCTTAAGTTGCAGCTGGTGATTACTGATGACTTCAAGAAACAAATAGCTTCCTTTG GTAAACTTTTGGGTGATATTGTTCCCTTTGCCCAATCACATGTTAGTCAAGACAACCCCCTGGAAAACCAAGAAAGACCCAATGCTCCCTCTGGCCAGACCTCTTCCAGTGCTCCAAACATGTCCATCCATTCTGTTCCACCTAACCCTGTCTTCCAGCCCCCACACCCCTCTTACACTGCCCCATCCAACCCCCACAGTCAGCCCTCAACTTCCCAGCCCTCCACCTCCCGTGAGCCTCCTCCTTATCGCTCCCTGCCTGTCCACACCCCTTCAAACCTTCCATTGAGCCATCCTGTGACGCCCCAGCCCTGCCCTTCTACACTAGCACCATCTCACCTCTCCCTGAATATACATAATTCACCATTCTGTCTTCCATCGAACCCTGCCCAGCCATCACTTGTCCCTGCACTTCATGTCCAATCAGCGTTGGTCCCCACAAACCATGCCCAGCTATCCCCTGTTCAGCCTCCAACTTCCCCATCTCTCCAACCACTGATCGAAGCCACACCGAGACTTTATGGTATGTTCAAGGCAACTCCTCCACCTGGACCTGGACGATCTCGGAGAGGTAAGGATGGAAAGTCCTGGACGTTCCATTCATACTCACCTGTAGAGATCTGCCTCCCACCTTctggctcctcctctcctgcagcTATAGCTCAGCATCAGATTAGGAACTTTCCAGAATCGCAGCTACTGTGGATCCTCCATCAGCCTCCCTCTGTAAACCCCATCCCTGTCCTCCCAGTTAAAGCACTAGCAGACTCCCCCTGTGATAGAAGCCTGCCTCCTACTGGTCTGGCAGACCCTGACCTAAACTCTCAGGCCAGGGAGAACGAGCCTACTTCTACTGTCACTGAATTGGAGACTGACACAGAGGCAGACAGTGCTATCGAGTTGGAGGTCCCGTCAGCCTGGGGTGATAGAAAGGCAGCTGCCTGCTCGGACACTACTTCTTCAGATCTGCCTTTCACAGGGACTTTGTCTGCTGAGAGGACCTCTAATCATCTCTCTCACAGTGTCTTAACCCACACCCACCACCCCAAAGAAGAAACTGACATGGACCCTAACAGTAAACCCTATACTGTGGGTAGGACCCGTACTGCCCCCCACAACAATAAAAAGATGGCTTATGACCAACAACATGAGGACTCTAAGGCTATCAGGTCACTTCATCGGCATGTGAATAACTGGAGAACTGAGCTGCCAACACGCATTAGATTACTACTGGAGGGCCCCTCTCCAAGCCCCAACAGGACAGGTTTGGTGGAGGGCCCCTCTCTAAACCCCACCAGGACAGGTTTGGTGGTGGCCACTGAAATGCCAACCAGGCAACCCAATAACACCGAGCCACCGAGCTTGACCAATGGCAACAATGTTAACAACTCAAGGTACTGGCAACCAAGGGTCTTGATGTTTCGGCTACCCATCTCCACCCCCACTCCTGGAGGCGCTCTTCCTCAGTTCCTGCTCGTCCAAGGGGCCAGCAAAGATGAGATTATTCTGCAAGAGATTGCAGAAGACCACCAG TCCCATGGCGATGACATCACACCACCAGAATCAGACAACCTCCTCTGGACTAAGGCCCTGTCTTCCCCAGAGAGTCCCCCACTGCTCCAGTATGTGACCTGTGCGGCCTGCCACACTGTTGGCGGTTCGCTATTCTGTGTGGAGTGTGGGAGGGGCTACCACCAAGATTGTCATATCCCACCCATTGGTCCTTCCTTCTG GGAGGAGTGGAAGTGTTCACTTTGTCAGGACCTGGCCGACACCACAGACCCCTACAGTGATGACAGGCACAGGACTATGTGCCTCAGCCTAGCAGACCAGAGG AAATGTGAGCATCTCCTACTCTTTCTAAGGTGTGAGAATGACAGAAACATCCTTTGCAGCACAGCTGAG CCCCCCTCAGATTCAATATGTCTTGACTCCATACATGGAAGGCTGCTACAACATCGATCACCCCCTTACCGTACCCCCTCCGAATTTGTCTCTGACGTCTGGGTCCTTTTCGACACCATGTTGATGAACTCAAAG GACCAGGAGTTGGTTGTCACGCTACGGGGCAGCTTTCAGAGGAAGTTAGGTGAAGTGTTTGGGAcagctctccacccctccctcctcaggCACCCCAACAGCAGCTGGACTGAGACTGGGGAACCTGAGGAACCAACAGCTGCAGAGTCTCTGAAGAGGATGAGGGAGTTGCTGAATATGACCAAAGTGCCAAAATCTAAGAAACATCACTCCCAGGTCAGAGTTGAAACAGATGAAAATGAAACTaatgtgaaaaaaataaaaaaagatgcaGACTGA